Within the Pseudomonadota bacterium genome, the region GTGTCTTATGTTAATTTCAAACAACACCCAATGGGTGAAGATGGGTGGTAAACATTCGACTACGTTTTCAGAAAAGATAAAAATACTCTCACAGAGGCACAAAGTCACAGAGAACCCCAGTCATTTGCCCTCTGTGACTCCGTGTCTCTGTGAGAAATAATAAAAATTTGTCAATCTATAGACAAAGTCGAATATTTACGGTAGGTGATATTAAACATCTTGTAATTATTGGGCTAACTGCTAAAAGCTAATCGCTCAACTTAAGGATACAAAGAGGGTAGTTATGAATATCTTAGTTACCGGAGGCACTGGCTACATCGGCAGCCATACCTGTTTGGAACTGCTGCATGCCGGCCACCAGGTCATTGTCGTTGACAACCTGTCAAACAGCAAGGAAACATCGTTAATCCGGGTACAGGAATTGACTGGCAAAACACTTGTATTTCACCAGGTTGACCTGTTGGACAAACCAGCCCTGGAAAGAGTTTTTGCCGCCCAACCAATCGATGCGGTCATCCATTTTGCCGGGCTGAAAGCGGTGGGCGAGTCAGTTGAAATACCCTTAAGCTACTACCACAATAATATTACCGGTACCATCAACCTCTGCGAAGTGATGAAAAACCATCGGGTCAAAACCCTGGTGTTCAGCTCTTCCGCCACCGTCTACGGCGACCCCAGGACGGTTCCCATCAAGGAAGATTTTCCCCTTGGCCCCACCAATCCTTACGGTCGATCAAAGCTGATGATCGAGGAAATTCTTCAGGATCTGTACCGGGCTGAGCAACAGTGGAGTATC harbors:
- the galE gene encoding UDP-glucose 4-epimerase GalE codes for the protein MNILVTGGTGYIGSHTCLELLHAGHQVIVVDNLSNSKETSLIRVQELTGKTLVFHQVDLLDKPALERVFAAQPIDAVIHFAGLKAVGESVEIPLSYYHNNITGTINLCEVMKNHRVKTLVFSSSATVYGDPRTVPIKEDFPLGPTNPYGRSKLMIEEILQDLYRAEQQWSIALLRYFNPVGAHESGRIGEDPNGIPNNLLPFISQVAVGKLQKLAVFGNDYPTSDGTGVRDYIHVVDLAIGHLRALEKLSANPGIFTCNLGTGQGYSVLEMIHAFEKSSGQKVPYEIVGRRAGDIATCYADPSLARNELGWTAQRGIEAMTADAWRWQEGNPDGYA